Genomic segment of Dehalogenimonas alkenigignens:
GGCCGTCATGAGCAGGCCAGCGCCGTGCCCCGGTCGATGCATCTATTGTCCAGATTTTGAAAATACTCCCCGCAGCTATACACCACATTCTCCGGCGGTGATACGGGCGGCCGCCAGCGGTTATGACGCGGTGGCTCAAACCGCGACCCGGTTAAGAATACTCGCGGACATGGGGCACCCCACTGATAAAATCGAGCTTATTATCATGGGCGGCACTTTCCTATCGACTCCGCTGGATTATCAGGACTCATTCATCAAAGGCTGTTTCGACGCGCTCAACAACACAAAGAGTGAAACGCTGGAAGAAGCACAGCATTGTAATGAGACTGCTTTCCATCGCGCCGTGGGTCTTTGCATCGAAACTCGGCCGGATGTCTGCGACGTCGGCGAAATCGCCCGCATGATCGGCTGGGGCGTGACCAGAGTAGAACTGGGCGTTCAGACGCTCGACGAAGAAGTCTTCCGCATCGTCAATCGCGGTCACTCCACTGTCGATGTCGTTAAAGCCACCGCCCGGTTGCGGCAGGCCGGGCTTAAGGTTCACTATCATTGGATGCCAGGACTACCAGGGTCAAAGCCTGAAAACGACCTCGCATTGACCAGGGAGTTATTCGAAAATCCAGATTTTCGGCCGGACGGGTTGAAGATCTATCCGACGATGGTGGTCGAAAACACCGAACTGCAGCGTTGGCACGCAGAAGGGCGTTATGAGCCGTACCCCGATGAGGTGATGACCGGACTCATCGCCGAGATGAAAAAATTGGTGCCGCCGTATGTCCGCATCTCCCGCGTACTGCGGGACATCCCAGCCGAATACATCACAGGGGGCTTGAAAAATTCCATGCGGGACACAGTTCAGCAAAGGCTTGAAGAGCAAGGAACGTCGTGTCGCTGCATTCGATGCCGTGAATTAGGCCATCGTCAGCGACTGGTGGTGAAGGCTGGGCTGCCGTCACTGCGACGACTGGACTATGAGGCATCTGGCGGCCAAGAGGTTTTCCTGTCGTTTGAAGATGACAGCGACACGCTTTACGGATTGTTAAGATTACGGGTACAGCAGGGCGCACCTGCCATGCTTGCCGGAGGTGACGGTGTGTTTCCTTTAATCCGGGAATTGCATGTTTACGGGCCTGAATTGTCCTTAGGCAAACGTGACACTGCCTCAGCCCAGCATCGGGGCTACGGCAGGGAATTGGTACGCGAGGCTGAGAAGATTGCCCGAGACGAATTTGGCGCCAGCAGTCTGGCGGTCTTGTCCGGCGTTGGGGCGAGAAGGTATTACCATGACTTGGGATATATACTTGACTCCAGCTACATGGTGAAGCGCTTTAACCCCTACTAACCTGTAGTTCAATTGACAAAATAGGGGATTTGGGCTACGATCGTATCGTACTTAAGATATAGTACTGGCACATGACAACCGTTGACGCGCAGAAATTAGCTTTGTGTGACCTAATTTCGATTGACAAAGGTACTAATTCTGGGATACGATTAAACACCCCGGACTTGTGACTAAGGATGCAAAGGCATAACACTCATGAACGAATCGCCGGCCGTTGCTGAATACGAACTAGTCCCGGGGCACATCAGCGAATTTGCCTCAGGGATCAAAGCGCTGCATGGTGTAGATGTTAACCTCTGCTATCAATGTCGCAAGTGTACCTCGGGCTGTCCACTCACCGAGTTCATGGACATGACGCCGACACAGGTCATCCACGCAGTCCGCCTCGGACTCAAAGATATGGTACTGAATACCAACACCTACTGGCTTTGCGTCGCCTGCGGCACCTGCACCGCTCGCTGCCCCCAGGAAACAGGTTTACTTAAGGTCATGGACGCCCTGGCCAATATCGCCATCAAGGAAGGTATTGCTCCAAAAGAACGGGCCATCGCCGAGTTCTATAAGACAGGCCTTTCGATCATCGAGAATTTCGGCATGATGTATGAGGCAGGGGTCGCCGGGCTCCTCAGCCTCAAGACCGGCAACATCGGTCGTGATGCCAGAGTGGGTCTCCGAATGATGAAAAAGGGCAAATTGGACGTCATGCCCCATTTCCAGAACTCCCGGGAGATGAAAAAGCTCTTCAAGAAGGTAGCCAAGAAAGAACAGGAGTTGGCTCGGTCTTGAAATACGCCTATTACAACAGTTGCTCACTTAGGGCCACCGGCAAAGAATACTCTCATTCGCTGCGCCGGGTTTTCGATCTTCTCGGTCTTGAGCTCCAGGAACCTAAGAACTGGGTCTGCTGCGGCTCGACCCTAGCCCACAACGCCTCGGTACTGTTGGCAGATACACTACCCCTTAAAAACCTGGCCGAGATACAGAATATGGGCTTGAATGAAGTAATTGTGCCTTGTACTGCCTGTTACAATCGTTTCAAGGTTGCCCAAGCCGAAGATAAAAGCGACCTGCGCCTGAAGCATGAGATCGAAAACATCATCGGCCATAAATTCGAGCAACCAGTTGCGGTGACGCACCCGCTGGAAATGCTATCCAACGACGAAAATCTGGCGAAACTGAAAAGCTTGGTGAAACGCGACCTATCGCACCTGAAGGTTGTTTCCTACTACGGCTGCCTGCTGGTGCGCCCCCACAAGGAAACCGGCTTCCGCGACAACCCGGAGTACCCGGTGACCATGGACAATATCCTCGGAGCCGTCGGTATCAAGACGCTAGATTGGTCGCATAAGGTGGAATGCTGCGGCGGATCGCTGTCCATCACTCGGCCCGACGCGGTGTTGAAGCTGACTTCCAGAATTCTCGACGACGCCAGGGCTGTCGGCGCCGCGGCAATCTCAGTGCCCTGTACCTTCTGTCAATTAAACCTGGACCTGCGCCAGGATGACCTGAAAGCTTTAGGTAAAACCTACGATTTACCAATATTCTATTTTACCGAACTCATCGCTTTAGCCCTCGGCGTACCGGAGAAGGAACTCATGCTGGATAAGCATTTCGTTGAAGGCGAAAAACTGCTGGTGAAGGCTTAACGGTGGAAAAGACCAAGATCGGGGCAGCCCTGGTCGTCGGCGGCGGCGTTGGCGGCATGCAGACGGCCCTCGATTTGGCCGAGGCCGGCATTAAGGTCTACCTGTTGGACGAGGCGCCGGCCATCGGCGGCAAGATGGTGCAGCTGGACAAGACCTTCCCCACTAACGACTGCGCTATGTGTACCGTGTCGCCCCGGTTAGTATCCATAGACCGCCATCTCAATATCGAACTACTGACCAACTCCAAAGTTCTTGGGTACGAAGGTGAAGCCGGTAATTTCCGGATCAATGTTCTGAAGAAAGCCCGATGCGTCGATATATCGAAGTGCACCGGCTGCAACGTCTGCATCGAGAAATGTCCGACCAAGACGGCCAGTGAGTTCGACCGCGGACTGGCCAAACGTAAAGCTATCTACACCCCTTATGCCCAGGCGGTTCCCAATGTCCCGATCATCGACAAGGACAACTGCATCTATTTCAAAAAGGGCAAGGGCTGCAAGGCCTGCGAGAAGTTCTGCGAGGCCGGCGCCATCATGCTGGAACAGCAGGACGAGGTGGTCGAAATCAATGTCGGCGCTGTCGTCCTGGCCCCGGGCTACGACCTGTACGATGCCACAGAAAAGCCACAACTTGGTTTTGGCCGCTACCCGGATGTCCTGACCAGCCTCCAGTTCGAGCGCATGCTTTCAGCCTCGGGGCCGTTCGCCGGTAAGGTGATGCGGCCGTCCAGTGGAGCGTTACCCAAGAAAGTGGCCTTCATCCAGTGTGTCGGTTCACGAGAGACCTCGGCCGATTTCTGCTCCGCTGTCTGCTGCATGTACGCCACCAAAGAAGCCCTCATCCTCAAGGAACACCACCCGGAGATCGACGTTGCCGTCTTCTATATTGATATCCGCGCCTATGGTAAAGGTTTCGAGGTCTATTACGAAAGAGCCAAGAAAGCCGGGGTGCGCTACATCCGCTGCCAGCCGTCGTCCCTGAAGCAAGTACCATCAAGCAAAGATATTGTCGTCCGCTACCAGGACGAGCAGGGCCGCCTGCTGGAAGAATATTTCGAGATGGTGATGCTGTCATGCGGTCTAAGGCCATCAAAGGCCGGTCAGTCAGTGTCCGATACCTTTGGCGTCAGGCTGAATAGCGACGGCTTTTGCTTTACCGAAGGCCTCGATCCGGTGGCCACCAACATCGATGGCATTTACGCCGTGGGCGCGTTCACCGGGCCTAAGGACATACCGGAGACGGTCATCCAAGCCGGCGCCGCGGCGTCCCGGGTGCTGGCGTTGCTTTCGGAGAAACGCGGAGAATTACTCCAGGAGCGGACCTATCCCGATGAAAGGCCTGTCGACGGCGCCGAGCCGCGCACCGGCGTTTTTGTGTGCCACTGCGGCAAGAACATCGCCTCGGTGGTCAGCATTCCCGAAGTAGTCGAGTACGCCAGGACGCTGCCTCACGTCGGCTATGTCAATGACACCCTCTTTGCCTGTGCCACCGACGCCGGGGAAAAGATAAAAGAAGCCATCATCGAGCACGGTTTGAACCGGGTGGTCATCGCCGCCTGCACGCCGCGGACCCATGAAGGCCTTTTCCAGGACACCCTTCGCGAGGCCGGACTTAACCCGTACCTCCTGGAGATCGCCAACATCCGCAACCAGTGCTCCTGGGTGCACATGCACCAGCCGGCAGAGGCTACCGCCAAAGCCAAGGACATCATACGCCTCGCCGCGGTCAAGGTATCTCACCTCCGGCCGCTGCACCCCGGCCACGTCTCCGTCAGCCACGACGGACTGGTCATCGGCGGCGGGCTCGCTGGCATGACGGCTGCGCTGGGGCTAGCCGACGCCGGCTACAAGACCTACCTGCTGGAAAAGGGACGGGAACTCGGCGGCAACCTGCGGCGGGTGAAGTTCGGCGGACCGGGCGAAGAACCTCAAGCAAAGCTTAAAGAGCTAGTCGAGAGGATTAGAATCCATCCCAACATCGAGCTTCACCTCGAATCGAAGGTCACCGCCTTCGACGGTACCGCCGGCAATTTTATCGTCGATTTCAAGACTGACGGCGAGATACGGCAGGTCAAGGCCGGCGCCGTCATCGTCGCTACCGGCGCCGTAGAATACATGCCGACGGAATACCTCTACGGACAGAGCCCCAGAGTCATCACCCAACTTGACCTCGAAGAACGAGTCTCGCTCGAGAGGATCGACGCCCGCACCGTAGTCATGATCCAGTGCGTCGGTTCAAGAGACGAAAAGCACCCTTACTGCAGCCGCCTGTGCTGCGTCCAAGCCATTAAAAACGCAATCAAACTTAAAGCCCGGCAGCCGAAGACCGAGGTTTTTATTCTGTATCGCGATATCCGCGCTTACAGCCTCCACGAAGCAGAATACACCCGCGCCCGTAAACTTGGGGTGCGCTTTATCCGCTACGAACAGAACCAGCCGCCGGTGGCCAGCCAGAACGGCACCGACCTGGTGGTTTCGGTTGTCGACCCGATCCTGAATGCCCGCTTGAAAATCCCCACCGACCTCCTAGTACTTTCGACCGGCGTCGTGCCGGACGAAGATCAGGAACTGGCCCGGATGTTGAAACTGCCCCAGTCAGAAGACGGGTTCCTGATGGAGGCTCATATCAAACTGCGGCCGGTGGATTCTCCGGTGGAAGGCGTATTCCTAGCTGGTCTGGCCCATAGCCCGAAACTGGCTGATGAATCCATCGCCCAGGCCGGCGCCGCCGCCGCTAAGGCCGCCGCCATCCTGTCTAAGGAAGAGATCAGGCTCGAAGCCTGCGTCTCTGAGGTAAAAGACGAGAACTGCGACGGCTGCGCCTATTGCGTCGACCCATGCCCCTTCAAAGCCATTAACCTGGTGGAGTACATGTCCGGTGACGCCGTCAAGAAAACCGCCGAGACCGATCCGGCCAAGTGCCAGGGCTGTGGAGTGTGCATGGCCACTTGCCCCAAGAAAGGTATTATGGTCAAGAATTTCAACCTGGACGAGCTATCCGAAATGGTGGCGGCGCTGGTGTCTCCTGTCTAATGAATATTAGGATTAAATACGATGATGATGACCGAGAGTATCGAGAACACCACTGAGACCAGCTATCAGCCGCTCATCATTTGCTTCGCCTGCAACTGGTGCTCCTACGCCGCAGCCGACCTGGCCGGGGTATCTCGCATTCAGTACCCGCCCAACGTGCGCATCATCCGGGTGATGTGCTCCGGCATGGTCCACCCCAACCTGGTCATCGATGCCCTGACCAAAGGCGCCGATGGCGTGTTAATGTGCGGATGCCACCCCGGGGACTGCCATTACCGCGAAGGCAACCTTCGGGCGGAGTCCCGGGCTGAAGCCATCAAACTGATGCTTCAGGACTTTGGGCTGGAAGAAGAGCGTTACCGGCTGGAGTGGGTCTCAGCCTCGGAGGGCGCACGGTTTGCCAAAGTGGTGACCGATATGGTCAACGAACTCAAGACCCTGGGCCCGAGCCCGTACAAGATGTAAGGAGAACAATGGAACTCGCCCGCCTCTTCGATGGCAAAAAATTTATGTGGGATGGGAAGAAGTACGATACTGAAGCCGAAAGTCTGGAGCAGGAGCAGCACTACCGCTCGCTCGGCTTTGAGGTGCGATTGGCGGTGGAGGATGACGGCCATTACCTATTTACCCGCCGCGTCGTCGCCAACACCTCGGGATAATCACTCCGCCGGCACCTGTTTACCGGCTATAGCAGCAACCCGAAATAAAAGGAGGAAATGGCATGGTACGTGTAGCGGAAGAATGGTTCGCCGTCTGCGGCGGCTGCGAGGTGTCCATCCTGGACATCGGCGAGCCGCTTCTTGACCTCTTGCCCAGTCTTGAATTTGTCCATATGCCGGTGCTGATGGATCACAAACTCTTCGGCCAGACCGGTGAAAAGAAACACATGGAAATCCCCGAGGCTGATGTCGGCATCGTCACCGGCAGCATCCGCAACCAGGAGAATAAGGAACTGGCTGAAGAGATGCGCCGCAAGTGCAAAATAATCATCTCCCTGGGCTCCTGCGCCAACTTCGGCGGTATCCCGGCGCTGGGCAATATGTACAACAATGCTGAAATCTTCGATATGGCCTACCGCAAGACGGCCAGCACCGAAGCCGGCGACAACCCGTCCCAGGGCCTGCCGGCCCTGACCGACCGCGTATATTCGGTCAACGAGGTTATCAAGGTGGATGTCTCCATCCCAGGCTGCCCGCCTACTCCGGAATGGATCGCCGGCGCCCTGACCTCACTCCTCCAGGGGAAGAGTTTCTCCCTGCCTGAAAAAAGCGTCTGCGATGATTGCCCGACTGTTCGCGAGAAAAAAGCCAAAGTGGCCATACGCCGCCCGCTACAGCCCGCTGAATTCACACCCGGCCGCTATGACAACATGCGCTGTATGAATGAGCAAGGCATCCTGTGCCTTGGTCCGGCGACCCGCACCGGTTGCGGCGGTTCAGAGAAGACGCCTCGCTGCATCAAGGCCTATATGCCCTGCCGTGGTTGCTACGGCCCCATCAGGGCTGGCGCCAATCCTATGGTGGACATGATGGGCGCCCTTTCGTCGGTCGGTTTGGACCCCAAACAGATCGAAGACCGCATGGCCACTTTCAACCGCTTCATAGGCGCCGGGCGTTTGCGCCCCATGCCGGCCCGCTAATACAGGGGTAAGGAGAGAGAAAGATGAAAGAAATTGTCATACAACCTGTGTCCCGTATCGAAGGCGGGGCTAAAATTACCATTCAACTTGATGACGCCGGGAATGTCGCTGATTCCCGTGTGAGCGTCCTCGAGCTTCGCGGATTCGAACGTTTCTGCATTGGTCGACCAGTGGAAGAAATGCCGCGCATTACCACCCGTATCTGCGGAGTCTGCCCATGGTCCCACCACCTGGCAGCCGCGAAAGCCTGTGACGCGGTCTTCGGCGTCACCCCACCGCCTGCCGGGCGCAAGTTGCGCGAGTTGTGCAACAGCATAGCCTATATGGAAGAACACATCCTGCACTTCTATTTCCTGGGTGGCGGCGACTTCGTCATGGGCCCCGGGGCAGCTTACGAGGTTCGAAACGTCTTCGGCATCGCCCAGAAACTGCCGGATGTCGCCCGTAACGTTGTCAAGGTGCGTCATATGTGCGCCCATATGCTGGAGATGATCGCCGGAAAGTCCATTCATCCGGTAGCAGCAGTACCGGGCGGCTTTTCCAAACCTCTGACCGAGGCGGAGCGAAAGGAACTTATACCCATGGCCCAGCAGGCGCTGGAGCTAGCTAAGTTCTCTATGGACTACGCCAAGAAAAATATCTTCCCGGCTTACCTCGAGGTAGTTAAAACAGTTGGCGTCATAAAGACCGGCTTTTTGGGTACGGTCAAGGCAGATGGCACCCTGGATCTTTACGACGGCAAGCTCAGAATGATGGACGCCGAGGGTAAGTACGAAGACTTTGAAGCCAAAGATTACCTCGATCACATCACCGAGCATGTTGAGCCGTGGTCGTTCGTAAAGTTCCCCTACAATAAAAAATGGGGCGGCTTCTCCATGGATCCGGACAATCCCTCAGGCATCTACCGCGTCAATACACTTGCCCGGCTTAACGTGGCCGACAGGATCTCCACGCCGCTCGCCCAGGCCGAGTTGGAGGAGTTCCGCGCCGCCTTCGGGCGCCCCGTCCAAGCGACCCTTCTGTTCCATTGGGCACGCCTGATAGAACTCCTTTATAACGCTGAGAAGGCTCTTGAGCTTCTAAATGACCCTGAAATCACGTCTACCAACACCCGGGTTGCCGTAACGCCGCGAGCGGCGCGTGGTGTCGGCTGCACCGAGGCGCCGCGCGGTACCCTCATACACGACTACACCACCGACGAGAAGGGTTTATTAACGGCGGTTAATCTGATCGTGGCCACCTGCCAGAATAACGCTCCGATCAACATGTCGGTCAAGCAGGCAGCCAAACTTCTCATTAAGGATGGAAAATACGATGAGGCCATTCTAAATACGGTGGAAATGACCATCCGCGCTTACGATCCCTGCCTGTCCTGCGCCAGCCACGACCTCAACGGTCAACTGGCGTGCAAGGTGGACATCGTTGGCCCAGATGGTCAACTCATCGAGACGCTGTCCAACCAGT
This window contains:
- a CDS encoding hydrogenase iron-sulfur subunit codes for the protein MTESIENTTETSYQPLIICFACNWCSYAAADLAGVSRIQYPPNVRIIRVMCSGMVHPNLVIDALTKGADGVLMCGCHPGDCHYREGNLRAESRAEAIKLMLQDFGLEEERYRLEWVSASEGARFAKVVTDMVNELKTLGPSPYKM
- a CDS encoding elongator complex protein 3, with the translated sequence MKKLTRTISGVTPVAVMSRPAPCPGRCIYCPDFENTPRSYTPHSPAVIRAAASGYDAVAQTATRLRILADMGHPTDKIELIIMGGTFLSTPLDYQDSFIKGCFDALNNTKSETLEEAQHCNETAFHRAVGLCIETRPDVCDVGEIARMIGWGVTRVELGVQTLDEEVFRIVNRGHSTVDVVKATARLRQAGLKVHYHWMPGLPGSKPENDLALTRELFENPDFRPDGLKIYPTMVVENTELQRWHAEGRYEPYPDEVMTGLIAEMKKLVPPYVRISRVLRDIPAEYITGGLKNSMRDTVQQRLEEQGTSCRCIRCRELGHRQRLVVKAGLPSLRRLDYEASGGQEVFLSFEDDSDTLYGLLRLRVQQGAPAMLAGGDGVFPLIRELHVYGPELSLGKRDTASAQHRGYGRELVREAEKIARDEFGASSLAVLSGVGARRYYHDLGYILDSSYMVKRFNPY
- a CDS encoding methyl viologen-reducing hydrogenase — translated: MVRVAEEWFAVCGGCEVSILDIGEPLLDLLPSLEFVHMPVLMDHKLFGQTGEKKHMEIPEADVGIVTGSIRNQENKELAEEMRRKCKIIISLGSCANFGGIPALGNMYNNAEIFDMAYRKTASTEAGDNPSQGLPALTDRVYSVNEVIKVDVSIPGCPPTPEWIAGALTSLLQGKSFSLPEKSVCDDCPTVREKKAKVAIRRPLQPAEFTPGRYDNMRCMNEQGILCLGPATRTGCGGSEKTPRCIKAYMPCRGCYGPIRAGANPMVDMMGALSSVGLDPKQIEDRMATFNRFIGAGRLRPMPAR
- a CDS encoding CoB--CoM heterodisulfide reductase iron-sulfur subunit B family protein, producing MKYAYYNSCSLRATGKEYSHSLRRVFDLLGLELQEPKNWVCCGSTLAHNASVLLADTLPLKNLAEIQNMGLNEVIVPCTACYNRFKVAQAEDKSDLRLKHEIENIIGHKFEQPVAVTHPLEMLSNDENLAKLKSLVKRDLSHLKVVSYYGCLLVRPHKETGFRDNPEYPVTMDNILGAVGIKTLDWSHKVECCGGSLSITRPDAVLKLTSRILDDARAVGAAAISVPCTFCQLNLDLRQDDLKALGKTYDLPIFYFTELIALALGVPEKELMLDKHFVEGEKLLVKA
- a CDS encoding Ni/Fe hydrogenase subunit alpha, encoding MKEIVIQPVSRIEGGAKITIQLDDAGNVADSRVSVLELRGFERFCIGRPVEEMPRITTRICGVCPWSHHLAAAKACDAVFGVTPPPAGRKLRELCNSIAYMEEHILHFYFLGGGDFVMGPGAAYEVRNVFGIAQKLPDVARNVVKVRHMCAHMLEMIAGKSIHPVAAVPGGFSKPLTEAERKELIPMAQQALELAKFSMDYAKKNIFPAYLEVVKTVGVIKTGFLGTVKADGTLDLYDGKLRMMDAEGKYEDFEAKDYLDHITEHVEPWSFVKFPYNKKWGGFSMDPDNPSGIYRVNTLARLNVADRISTPLAQAELEEFRAAFGRPVQATLLFHWARLIELLYNAEKALELLNDPEITSTNTRVAVTPRAARGVGCTEAPRGTLIHDYTTDEKGLLTAVNLIVATCQNNAPINMSVKQAAKLLIKDGKYDEAILNTVEMTIRAYDPCLSCASHDLNGQLACKVDIVGPDGQLIETLSNQ
- a CDS encoding 4Fe-4S dicluster domain-containing protein, which gives rise to MNESPAVAEYELVPGHISEFASGIKALHGVDVNLCYQCRKCTSGCPLTEFMDMTPTQVIHAVRLGLKDMVLNTNTYWLCVACGTCTARCPQETGLLKVMDALANIAIKEGIAPKERAIAEFYKTGLSIIENFGMMYEAGVAGLLSLKTGNIGRDARVGLRMMKKGKLDVMPHFQNSREMKKLFKKVAKKEQELARS
- a CDS encoding FAD-dependent oxidoreductase; amino-acid sequence: MEKTKIGAALVVGGGVGGMQTALDLAEAGIKVYLLDEAPAIGGKMVQLDKTFPTNDCAMCTVSPRLVSIDRHLNIELLTNSKVLGYEGEAGNFRINVLKKARCVDISKCTGCNVCIEKCPTKTASEFDRGLAKRKAIYTPYAQAVPNVPIIDKDNCIYFKKGKGCKACEKFCEAGAIMLEQQDEVVEINVGAVVLAPGYDLYDATEKPQLGFGRYPDVLTSLQFERMLSASGPFAGKVMRPSSGALPKKVAFIQCVGSRETSADFCSAVCCMYATKEALILKEHHPEIDVAVFYIDIRAYGKGFEVYYERAKKAGVRYIRCQPSSLKQVPSSKDIVVRYQDEQGRLLEEYFEMVMLSCGLRPSKAGQSVSDTFGVRLNSDGFCFTEGLDPVATNIDGIYAVGAFTGPKDIPETVIQAGAAASRVLALLSEKRGELLQERTYPDERPVDGAEPRTGVFVCHCGKNIASVVSIPEVVEYARTLPHVGYVNDTLFACATDAGEKIKEAIIEHGLNRVVIAACTPRTHEGLFQDTLREAGLNPYLLEIANIRNQCSWVHMHQPAEATAKAKDIIRLAAVKVSHLRPLHPGHVSVSHDGLVIGGGLAGMTAALGLADAGYKTYLLEKGRELGGNLRRVKFGGPGEEPQAKLKELVERIRIHPNIELHLESKVTAFDGTAGNFIVDFKTDGEIRQVKAGAVIVATGAVEYMPTEYLYGQSPRVITQLDLEERVSLERIDARTVVMIQCVGSRDEKHPYCSRLCCVQAIKNAIKLKARQPKTEVFILYRDIRAYSLHEAEYTRARKLGVRFIRYEQNQPPVASQNGTDLVVSVVDPILNARLKIPTDLLVLSTGVVPDEDQELARMLKLPQSEDGFLMEAHIKLRPVDSPVEGVFLAGLAHSPKLADESIAQAGAAAAKAAAILSKEEIRLEACVSEVKDENCDGCAYCVDPCPFKAINLVEYMSGDAVKKTAETDPAKCQGCGVCMATCPKKGIMVKNFNLDELSEMVAALVSPV